In a genomic window of Desulfobotulus mexicanus:
- a CDS encoding THUMP domain-containing class I SAM-dependent RNA methyltransferase, whose product MRRTRLHKQIRRQLLEKKQEFFVICPPGFEKECEQEIQTLFPDTGPMKTEKGGILLQAPLTFAPEANRRLRTASRILMRMARFTATDFKGFQKNLAEIPWHLYFPEGPIPQIRVLCHKCRLYHSDAIAQRIRDLLSAKKYGESGAPCAQGKPVPGLYVRGEKDRFTLSVDSSGPLLYLRGLKTSGSKAPLRENLAAAILMASGYTPEVTLVDPMCGSGTFSMEAALMASAVAPGSFRNFAWENWPAFLVAPSVWEEEQVQQISAPIFASDVQEKVLTDFKEICLQHSFFQNIQIQKADFFSIEPPQGEPGLIMLNPPYGLRMGTKKEAGILNRRLADHLQKKWQGWHTGILIPGEQGIPPEFSRLQRTNFQHGGLPMQLFTGKTELINLHKP is encoded by the coding sequence ATGCGCAGAACCCGTCTTCATAAGCAGATACGCAGGCAGCTCCTTGAAAAAAAACAGGAGTTTTTCGTTATATGCCCTCCCGGATTTGAAAAGGAGTGTGAACAGGAAATTCAGACACTTTTTCCGGATACAGGCCCCATGAAAACAGAAAAAGGGGGCATCCTGTTACAGGCCCCCCTTACCTTTGCCCCGGAAGCCAACCGCCGACTCAGGACAGCTTCCAGAATTCTCATGCGTATGGCCAGATTTACGGCCACAGATTTTAAAGGCTTTCAAAAAAATCTGGCAGAAATTCCATGGCACCTCTACTTTCCCGAAGGCCCAATTCCCCAAATCCGTGTTCTCTGCCACAAATGCCGACTTTATCACAGCGATGCCATTGCCCAGAGAATCAGGGATCTGCTTTCAGCAAAAAAATACGGAGAATCCGGAGCCCCCTGTGCCCAGGGAAAACCCGTTCCGGGACTTTACGTCCGGGGAGAAAAGGACCGCTTCACCCTTTCCGTAGACAGCTCCGGCCCCCTTTTATATCTAAGGGGCCTGAAAACATCAGGAAGCAAAGCCCCCCTCAGGGAAAACCTTGCGGCAGCCATCCTCATGGCATCCGGATATACACCGGAAGTTACATTGGTTGATCCCATGTGCGGATCAGGCACCTTTTCCATGGAAGCCGCCCTAATGGCCTCTGCCGTTGCACCGGGCAGCTTCAGAAATTTTGCCTGGGAAAACTGGCCTGCCTTTCTCGTGGCACCCTCTGTATGGGAAGAAGAGCAGGTCCAGCAAATATCTGCTCCGATTTTTGCCAGTGATGTACAGGAAAAGGTTCTGACGGACTTCAAAGAAATCTGTCTGCAACATTCATTTTTTCAAAACATTCAGATACAGAAAGCGGACTTTTTCTCCATAGAGCCACCGCAGGGAGAACCGGGACTCATCATGCTAAACCCTCCCTACGGGCTGCGCATGGGCACAAAAAAAGAAGCCGGTATTTTAAACCGGCGGCTGGCAGATCACCTTCAGAAAAAATGGCAGGGATGGCATACGGGCATTCTTATACCCGGAGAACAGGGAATCCCTCCGGAATTTTCCCGCCTTCAGCGAACAAATTTCCAGCATGGAGGCCTTCCCATGCAACTTTTTACAGGAAAAACAGAGCTTATAAATCTTCACAAGCCTTAA
- a CDS encoding EamA family transporter — protein MTKTKASIFSGFTAVITAALLWAASGSFAKYLFNAGLSPFDLVQIRLTVAVFCIAVFLLFRSPEKMLIPIKKLPQYLFLGVFGMAAMQATYLLAISRIQVAAAILLQYLAPVLIVIWQVLFQQKHPSSRVIMALCAAVAGSALVLDLASMNFKAMSGIGILAGLGAALTFAIYSLAGEARMKEEGPETVVFYAMLIAAILWNILRPPFSGFTALGNDIPTWALALAIGCFGTALPFFLYLYGVRIIGASPASITGTLEPVFAGILCFFLLAEIFNTLQLSGAILVITAVILLQLPDKRNLSYHAQNPSS, from the coding sequence ATGACCAAGACAAAAGCTTCAATTTTTTCTGGCTTTACTGCCGTTATCACTGCAGCTCTTCTCTGGGCAGCTTCAGGCTCCTTTGCCAAATATCTTTTCAATGCAGGCCTCTCCCCCTTTGACCTGGTACAGATCCGGCTGACCGTGGCTGTTTTCTGTATCGCCGTCTTTCTGCTTTTCAGGTCTCCTGAGAAAATGCTAATTCCCATAAAAAAGCTTCCCCAATATCTTTTTCTGGGAGTTTTCGGTATGGCGGCCATGCAGGCCACATATCTTCTGGCCATCAGCCGCATTCAGGTGGCCGCAGCCATCCTGCTGCAATATCTTGCACCTGTCCTCATTGTCATCTGGCAGGTGCTGTTTCAACAAAAACACCCGTCCTCCCGTGTTATCATGGCCCTCTGCGCCGCCGTCGCCGGTTCTGCCCTGGTGCTGGATCTGGCATCCATGAATTTCAAGGCCATGAGCGGTATCGGAATCCTTGCAGGTCTAGGCGCAGCCCTGACCTTTGCCATCTACTCCCTGGCCGGAGAAGCCAGAATGAAAGAGGAAGGCCCGGAAACCGTTGTATTTTACGCCATGCTCATTGCAGCCATCCTCTGGAATATTCTTCGGCCTCCATTCTCAGGGTTTACTGCCCTTGGCAACGACATCCCAACCTGGGCTCTGGCTCTGGCCATTGGCTGCTTTGGAACGGCCCTGCCTTTTTTTCTTTACCTTTACGGCGTCCGCATCATCGGCGCATCCCCGGCCAGTATCACCGGCACCCTGGAGCCTGTTTTCGCAGGTATCCTCTGCTTTTTTCTACTGGCCGAAATCTTCAATACCCTGCAACTTTCCGGAGCCATACTGGTAATCACCGCTGTAATTCTTCTGCAGCTTCCGGACAAAAGGAATCTTTCATACCATGCGCAGAACCCGTCTTCATAA
- a CDS encoding Na/Pi cotransporter family protein, with protein sequence MMLLAVPALAFDWHPESGSAIDWGPVLLGLFGGIAFFLYGMELMSEGMKRVAGSRMREGLASLTRSPFRALGVGAFVTMMVQSSSATSVMLVGLVQSELMRFPQTLGVILGSGIGSTVTAQLIAFKVTDYALIMVGLGFLLKLLGRGEKARDFGRILLGFGVLFYGMKLMSDAMVPLRSDPGTIAFLQSLSQPVLGILAGIAVTALIQSSGAIVGILIVLGEQGLVGLDAAVPIILGSNIGTCVTAILAGLAGGREAKRVAAAHAVFKIAGVLVCLPFLAGFGSLVESAGGGMARQVANIHTFFNVGLALIFLPFTAFFARFIEWIVPEKKEKDLLPAFTSPLENAKIVSPDVAVEMARHEIARMAGLLEIMVRDAGILFVARKPRKDSEYPRLSLLEGLVFREKELDYLDKVTGDFLFRIGREAVTGTQTQTIYAMISITRDLESIGDLMERNVAPLLEKKQALLKNFSDEGREELEIYHTKVLKQLRLLREAFTEQDREKAAKIMGKERKYLDLELQYRIRHLNRIMCQRVESVETHELHMELMNLMTQVIVYTSNIAKTYLSAVSDREASS encoded by the coding sequence ATGATGCTCCTGGCTGTTCCCGCCCTGGCATTTGACTGGCATCCTGAGTCCGGCAGTGCCATTGACTGGGGACCTGTGCTTCTGGGGCTTTTTGGGGGGATTGCTTTTTTTCTTTACGGCATGGAACTGATGAGTGAGGGCATGAAGCGGGTGGCAGGCTCCCGCATGCGGGAAGGGCTGGCAAGCCTGACCCGAAGCCCTTTTCGGGCACTGGGTGTCGGAGCCTTCGTCACCATGATGGTCCAGTCCTCCAGTGCCACCAGCGTGATGCTTGTCGGACTGGTGCAGTCGGAGCTGATGCGTTTTCCCCAGACCCTTGGGGTGATTCTGGGTTCAGGCATTGGTTCCACTGTCACGGCCCAGCTTATTGCCTTCAAGGTGACGGATTATGCCCTGATCATGGTAGGGCTGGGTTTTCTCCTTAAACTGCTGGGCCGGGGTGAAAAGGCAAGGGATTTCGGCCGTATTCTTCTGGGGTTCGGTGTGCTTTTTTATGGCATGAAGCTGATGAGTGACGCCATGGTTCCTTTGCGCTCCGATCCGGGAACCATTGCCTTTCTTCAAAGCCTTTCCCAGCCCGTTCTGGGAATTCTTGCGGGTATTGCGGTGACGGCCCTGATCCAGAGCAGCGGGGCCATTGTGGGTATCCTCATCGTCCTTGGAGAGCAGGGGCTGGTTGGTCTTGATGCTGCAGTGCCCATTATCCTTGGCTCCAATATTGGGACCTGTGTTACGGCCATCCTTGCGGGGCTTGCCGGGGGCAGGGAGGCCAAGCGTGTGGCTGCAGCCCATGCGGTGTTCAAGATTGCAGGTGTACTGGTCTGCCTGCCTTTTCTGGCTGGTTTTGGCTCTCTGGTGGAGTCTGCCGGGGGAGGAATGGCCCGGCAGGTTGCTAATATTCATACCTTTTTCAATGTGGGGCTGGCCCTGATTTTTCTGCCCTTCACCGCTTTTTTTGCCCGTTTCATAGAATGGATTGTGCCGGAAAAGAAAGAAAAGGATCTTCTGCCTGCCTTCACAAGCCCGCTGGAGAATGCAAAGATTGTTTCTCCGGATGTGGCCGTGGAAATGGCACGCCATGAGATTGCGAGGATGGCTGGTCTTCTGGAGATTATGGTAAGGGATGCGGGTATTCTTTTTGTGGCAAGAAAACCAAGGAAGGACAGTGAATATCCCCGTCTGAGTCTTTTGGAGGGTCTTGTTTTCCGGGAAAAGGAGCTGGACTATCTTGATAAGGTGACAGGGGACTTTCTGTTCCGTATTGGCAGGGAGGCTGTGACCGGAACCCAGACCCAGACAATCTATGCCATGATTTCCATCACACGGGATCTGGAGAGTATCGGAGATCTGATGGAGAGGAATGTGGCACCTCTGCTGGAAAAGAAACAGGCCCTTTTAAAAAATTTTTCCGATGAGGGCAGGGAAGAGCTGGAAATTTATCATACCAAGGTACTTAAGCAACTGCGTCTTCTGAGGGAGGCTTTTACGGAACAGGATCGGGAGAAGGCCGCAAAGATTATGGGCAAGGAGAGGAAATACCTGGATCTGGAGCTGCAGTACCGTATACGACATCTGAACCGCATCATGTGCCAGCGGGTGGAGTCCGTGGAAACCCATGAGCTGCATATGGAGCTTATGAATCTTATGACTCAGGTGATCGTATATACTTCCAATATTGCCAAAACCTATCTTTCTGCAGTTAGTGATCGTGAGGCTTCTTCCTAG
- a CDS encoding single-stranded DNA-binding protein, with protein MSGVNKVILIGNLGADPAIRYFQDGTAVCNFNMATTENWTDRQSGEKKDKTEWHRIVAFRRLAEICGQYLRKGSKVYVEGKLQTRSYEKDGQTRYITEIVASEMRMLDSSRSGQGQSQGGGDYAGSSSQGGYAGPSQAAPAFASPSQPGNAYEGGGNFSAGPPDDDIPF; from the coding sequence ATGAGTGGAGTGAATAAGGTCATTTTGATTGGCAATCTGGGGGCGGATCCTGCCATACGTTATTTTCAGGATGGAACTGCAGTGTGTAATTTTAACATGGCCACCACGGAAAATTGGACGGACAGGCAGAGCGGTGAGAAAAAGGATAAAACCGAGTGGCACAGAATTGTTGCTTTCCGGCGGCTTGCGGAAATCTGCGGGCAGTATCTCCGTAAAGGCTCCAAGGTGTATGTAGAAGGAAAGCTGCAGACCCGAAGCTATGAAAAGGATGGTCAGACCCGCTATATTACTGAAATTGTAGCATCGGAGATGCGAATGCTGGACTCTTCCCGGAGCGGGCAGGGGCAGAGTCAGGGGGGAGGGGACTATGCTGGCTCATCGTCCCAGGGCGGATATGCAGGTCCTTCACAGGCTGCTCCGGCATTTGCCAGTCCATCCCAGCCGGGGAATGCCTATGAGGGTGGTGGAAACTTCTCGGCCGGACCTCCCGATGATGACATACCGTTTTAG
- a CDS encoding 3-hydroxyacyl-CoA dehydrogenase/enoyl-CoA hydratase family protein: MSRKIRKAAVIGSGIMGGGIAALLAAAGADVYLYDIVPFDLKDEEKNDPAARNRIVEAGMKGALSAKPALFYTKKDAARIQTCNLTDDFDKLGECDWICEVVVENLKIKQDLFERIDKVMKPGAIISSNTSGIPLSKISEGRSAEFKKNFLGTHFFNPVRYMHLLELIPGAETSQEVLDFIAHYGEVSLGKGIVWAKDTPNFIGNRIGIQGIGVVMQKVAQDGITIAEADALFGPAMGRPRSAIFGTADLVGMDTMVHVADNSYNLCPEDEMRETVAVPQYVKDMVASGKLGDKTKQGFYKKGKTPEGKRFKQQIDPATGEYIDIAKPEFDCLVAAKAKDTLAEKIATVVWGEDKGAKFVWSCTASQLTYCANRIPEIADSLVEIDNAMKWGYGWEVGPFEAWDAIGVKKSVERMKAEGLPVSVKVEEMLAKGNETFYKMDSGKLFYYDFASATYKEVPANEAAISLAAVKADNKVVKTCPSASLVDLGDGVFCVEFHTKMNALNKEIIEFMGESMDYVDANGVGVVIGNQAGGMPGAFSAGADLSFVSKLAHDKAYSEIESFLAMAHAGLQRATYAKFPVVAAPYGMALGGGCETCLSADKIVAHADLYMGLVEIGVGLLPAGGGCLNLYKKMIDSLPGGTAKEVDLTKFFINTFMAIAMAKVSMSADGAVANGHMHPWKDRIVMNRDLLIGEAKKEVLSMVSSGYKAPQQKKLRVVGVEGQGMVTAEISNMLNGGFLSEHDAFLAKRIAFVISGGNVKIGTEVAEETILKLERDAFVDFCKEEKTVARIDHMLKTGKPLRN; encoded by the coding sequence ATGAGTAGAAAAATCAGAAAGGCCGCTGTTATCGGTTCCGGTATCATGGGTGGCGGTATCGCCGCTCTGCTGGCCGCCGCAGGAGCCGATGTTTACCTGTACGACATCGTTCCCTTTGACCTGAAGGACGAAGAAAAAAATGATCCTGCGGCCAGAAACCGCATTGTAGAAGCCGGTATGAAAGGTGCCCTCAGCGCCAAGCCTGCCCTTTTCTACACCAAAAAGGATGCTGCACGTATCCAGACCTGTAACCTGACTGACGATTTTGATAAGCTCGGTGAGTGCGACTGGATCTGTGAAGTTGTCGTGGAAAACCTCAAAATCAAGCAGGATCTTTTTGAGCGCATTGATAAGGTAATGAAGCCCGGCGCCATCATTTCCTCCAATACCTCCGGTATTCCCCTTTCAAAAATTTCCGAAGGCCGCTCTGCTGAATTCAAAAAGAACTTCCTTGGTACCCATTTCTTCAACCCTGTACGTTACATGCACCTCCTTGAACTTATTCCCGGTGCTGAAACCAGCCAGGAAGTTCTTGACTTTATTGCCCATTACGGCGAAGTAAGTCTGGGTAAAGGGATTGTATGGGCCAAAGATACTCCTAACTTCATCGGTAACCGTATTGGTATTCAGGGTATCGGCGTTGTTATGCAGAAGGTTGCACAGGATGGTATCACCATCGCTGAAGCCGATGCACTCTTCGGACCTGCCATGGGTCGTCCCAGAAGCGCCATTTTCGGTACCGCCGACCTTGTGGGCATGGATACCATGGTCCATGTTGCGGATAACTCCTACAACCTCTGCCCCGAAGATGAAATGCGTGAAACTGTTGCCGTTCCCCAGTATGTCAAAGACATGGTGGCTTCCGGCAAGCTTGGCGACAAAACCAAGCAGGGTTTCTATAAAAAAGGTAAAACCCCCGAAGGCAAGCGTTTCAAGCAGCAGATTGATCCTGCCACCGGTGAATACATTGATATTGCCAAGCCTGAATTTGACTGCCTTGTAGCGGCAAAGGCTAAAGATACCCTTGCTGAAAAAATTGCCACCGTAGTATGGGGCGAAGACAAGGGTGCCAAATTTGTATGGAGCTGCACCGCTTCTCAGCTGACCTACTGTGCCAACCGCATTCCAGAAATTGCCGACAGCCTTGTTGAAATCGACAATGCCATGAAGTGGGGCTATGGCTGGGAAGTTGGTCCCTTTGAAGCATGGGATGCCATTGGCGTTAAAAAATCCGTAGAGCGTATGAAGGCCGAAGGGCTGCCCGTATCTGTCAAAGTAGAAGAAATGCTCGCTAAGGGTAATGAAACCTTCTACAAGATGGATTCCGGTAAACTCTTCTACTATGACTTTGCTTCTGCCACCTACAAGGAAGTTCCTGCCAATGAAGCTGCCATCAGTCTGGCTGCTGTCAAAGCAGACAACAAGGTTGTAAAAACCTGTCCTTCTGCCAGCCTTGTTGACCTTGGTGATGGTGTTTTCTGTGTGGAATTCCACACCAAGATGAATGCCCTGAACAAGGAAATCATCGAATTCATGGGCGAGTCCATGGATTATGTTGATGCCAATGGCGTTGGTGTTGTTATTGGTAATCAGGCAGGCGGTATGCCCGGTGCATTCTCAGCCGGTGCCGACCTTTCCTTTGTTTCCAAACTGGCCCATGACAAAGCTTACAGCGAAATCGAAAGCTTTTTGGCCATGGCCCATGCCGGTCTTCAGCGTGCCACCTATGCCAAGTTCCCCGTGGTTGCTGCTCCCTATGGCATGGCTCTGGGCGGTGGTTGTGAAACCTGCCTCAGTGCGGACAAGATCGTTGCCCATGCAGATCTTTACATGGGTCTGGTTGAAATCGGCGTTGGTCTTCTTCCCGCCGGTGGTGGCTGTCTCAACCTGTACAAGAAAATGATCGATTCCCTTCCCGGCGGTACTGCCAAAGAAGTTGATCTGACCAAATTCTTCATCAACACCTTCATGGCCATTGCTATGGCCAAAGTTTCCATGAGCGCCGATGGTGCCGTGGCCAACGGTCATATGCATCCATGGAAAGACCGCATTGTTATGAACCGCGATCTTCTCATCGGTGAAGCCAAAAAAGAAGTTCTCTCCATGGTTTCTTCCGGTTACAAAGCTCCCCAGCAGAAGAAACTTCGTGTTGTGGGTGTTGAAGGTCAGGGTATGGTTACTGCTGAGATTTCCAATATGCTTAACGGCGGTTTCCTCAGCGAGCATGATGCTTTCCTTGCCAAGCGCATTGCCTTTGTTATCTCCGGTGGTAATGTCAAAATAGGTACGGAAGTTGCCGAAGAAACCATTCTCAAGCTTGAGCGTGACGCCTTCGTTGATTTCTGCAAGGAAGAAAAAACCGTTGCCCGTATCGATCACATGTTGAAAACCGGCAAGCCCCTGCGTAACTAA
- a CDS encoding thiolase family protein: protein MRDAYIVSSVRTPGCKNRRGGFRETRPENLLSHAMKSCVERVGVDPKEIDDCMIGCSFPEGEQGLNVGRVAARMAGFPNEVSGATVNRFCSSGLEAIALASLRVGAGWSEMTMGGGIESMTYVPMGGYSPRPHPEFAKTNSEAYINMGLTAENVAAWYKISRQEMDEFAANTHAKAAAAQKAGWFKEIVPTPATYYVPQADGSYAIETKMITEDDGVREGTTAEGIGRLGSPFKAGGIVTAANSSQTTDGAAATLIASKEACDRLGLKPIAKMIAYAVAGCKSEEMGIGPIYAIPKALAQVGLKLEDIDIFEINEAFASQAIYCCKHLGMWGTPMMDKVNVGGGAIALGHPLGCTGAKLTATMISHLQRTGGKYGIVSMCIGGGMGAAGIFEMV, encoded by the coding sequence ATGAGAGATGCATATATCGTATCGTCCGTAAGGACTCCTGGCTGCAAGAACCGTCGGGGTGGTTTCCGTGAAACCCGTCCTGAGAATCTGCTTTCCCATGCAATGAAGTCATGTGTGGAAAGAGTGGGTGTTGATCCTAAGGAAATTGATGACTGCATGATCGGCTGCTCCTTCCCCGAAGGTGAGCAGGGTCTTAATGTCGGTCGTGTTGCCGCCCGTATGGCGGGTTTCCCCAACGAAGTTTCAGGAGCCACGGTTAACCGTTTCTGCTCTTCCGGACTGGAAGCTATTGCCCTTGCTTCCCTGCGCGTAGGTGCCGGCTGGTCCGAAATGACCATGGGTGGTGGTATCGAGTCCATGACCTATGTTCCCATGGGTGGCTACTCTCCCCGTCCCCATCCTGAGTTTGCCAAAACCAATTCCGAAGCCTATATCAATATGGGTTTAACTGCTGAGAACGTAGCTGCATGGTACAAGATTTCCCGTCAGGAAATGGACGAGTTTGCAGCCAATACCCATGCCAAGGCTGCTGCTGCCCAGAAGGCTGGCTGGTTCAAGGAAATCGTTCCCACGCCTGCTACCTACTATGTGCCCCAGGCTGACGGAAGCTACGCCATCGAAACCAAGATGATCACCGAAGATGATGGTGTTCGTGAAGGTACCACTGCTGAAGGTATTGGCCGTCTGGGGTCCCCTTTCAAGGCTGGCGGTATTGTAACAGCAGCCAACTCTTCCCAGACCACCGACGGTGCGGCCGCTACCCTGATCGCATCCAAGGAAGCCTGTGACCGTCTCGGCCTGAAGCCCATCGCCAAGATGATCGCCTATGCTGTAGCTGGCTGCAAGTCCGAAGAAATGGGTATTGGTCCCATCTATGCCATTCCCAAGGCCCTTGCTCAGGTTGGTCTGAAGCTTGAAGATATTGATATCTTTGAAATCAACGAAGCCTTTGCTTCCCAGGCTATCTACTGCTGCAAGCACCTCGGTATGTGGGGAACCCCCATGATGGACAAGGTGAATGTGGGCGGTGGTGCCATCGCTCTGGGTCATCCTCTGGGATGCACCGGTGCCAAGCTGACCGCTACCATGATTTCCCACCTGCAGCGTACCGGTGGTAAGTATGGTATCGTTTCCATGTGTATCGGTGGCGGTATGGGTGCTGCTGGTATCTTTGAAATGGTTTAA
- the gdhA gene encoding NADP-specific glutamate dehydrogenase, translating to MQDVLSQVKGRSSHEPEFLQAVQEVLESLEPVVSQMPEIQDYSILERMVEPERVILFRVPWVDDSGKIHVNRGFRVQFNSAIGPYKGGIRFHSSVNLSILKFLGFEQVFKNSLTTLPLGGGKGGSDFHPHGRSEGEIMRFCQSFMTELFRHIGPDTDVPAGDIGVGGREVGYMFGQYKRMANHFTGVLTGKGIDFGGSLIRPEATGYGCVYFAQNMLAQQGKGFKGKSCAISGSGNVAQYTAQKLLELGATPVTFSDSSGFIYDPSGIDEEKLAFVMDLKNVKRGRISEYVEKYPKAIFTEGKRPWGVPVDCAFPSATQNEVSGEEAQDLVQNGCMLVAEGANMPCTPEAIEVFQKNKLLYGPGKAANAGGVATSGLEMTQNSMRLSWSREEVDEKLKGIMKSIHDNAWDAAKEFGEEGNYVKGANIAGFLKVARAMILQGVV from the coding sequence ATTCAGGATGTGTTGAGTCAGGTCAAGGGCCGTAGCAGTCATGAACCAGAATTTCTTCAGGCTGTGCAGGAAGTACTGGAAAGCCTTGAGCCTGTTGTCTCTCAGATGCCGGAAATTCAGGATTATTCCATTCTTGAACGTATGGTGGAGCCGGAAAGGGTGATACTTTTCAGGGTGCCATGGGTAGATGATTCCGGAAAGATTCATGTGAACCGGGGGTTCCGTGTTCAGTTCAACAGTGCCATTGGTCCTTATAAGGGTGGGATACGCTTTCATTCTTCGGTAAATCTTTCAATTTTGAAATTTCTTGGCTTTGAGCAGGTATTTAAAAACAGCCTGACCACCCTTCCCCTTGGTGGTGGTAAGGGCGGTTCCGATTTCCATCCCCACGGAAGAAGCGAAGGCGAGATCATGCGTTTTTGCCAGAGCTTCATGACAGAGCTTTTCCGCCATATCGGTCCGGACACGGATGTACCTGCCGGGGATATCGGTGTGGGTGGTCGTGAGGTCGGGTATATGTTTGGCCAGTACAAGCGCATGGCCAACCATTTTACCGGTGTTCTTACGGGTAAGGGTATTGATTTTGGCGGTTCCCTTATCCGGCCCGAAGCCACGGGTTATGGCTGTGTTTATTTCGCACAGAATATGCTGGCCCAGCAGGGTAAGGGCTTCAAGGGCAAGTCCTGCGCCATTTCCGGTTCCGGTAATGTGGCCCAGTATACGGCCCAGAAGCTTCTGGAGCTTGGGGCTACACCTGTTACCTTCTCTGATTCCAGCGGTTTCATTTATGATCCTTCAGGCATTGATGAGGAAAAGCTTGCCTTTGTCATGGACCTTAAAAATGTAAAGCGTGGCAGGATCAGTGAGTATGTGGAGAAGTATCCCAAGGCCATCTTTACCGAGGGTAAGCGGCCCTGGGGTGTGCCTGTGGACTGTGCCTTCCCCTCTGCTACCCAGAATGAGGTTTCCGGAGAAGAGGCTCAGGATCTGGTTCAAAATGGCTGTATGCTGGTGGCAGAAGGTGCCAACATGCCTTGTACGCCTGAAGCCATTGAGGTTTTCCAGAAGAACAAGCTCCTTTATGGTCCGGGTAAGGCTGCCAATGCCGGTGGTGTTGCCACTTCCGGTCTGGAAATGACCCAGAACTCCATGCGTCTTTCATGGAGCCGGGAAGAAGTGGATGAAAAGCTCAAGGGAATTATGAAGAGCATCCATGATAATGCCTGGGATGCCGCAAAGGAGTTCGGGGAAGAAGGGAACTATGTGAAGGGTGCCAATATTGCAGGTTTCCTTAAAGTTGCCAGAGCCATGATTCTTCAGGGAGTTGTGTAG